One part of the Huiozyma naganishii CBS 8797 chromosome 13, complete genome genome encodes these proteins:
- the RHO2 gene encoding Rho family GTPase RHO2 (similar to Saccharomyces cerevisiae RHO2 (YNL090W); ancestral locus Anc_2.200), with translation MSEKAIRRKLVIIGDGACGKTSLLYVFTLGQFPQEYQPTVFENYVTDCRVDGIKVMLALWDTAGQEEYERLRPFSYSKADIIVIGFAVDDEDSLENARDKWAQEVFRYCPDAPIVLVGLKNDLRNNVDAKLVSPQMAEQVARAIGAKKYMECSALTGEGVDDVFEVATRTSLLVKKDPGHTCCSIA, from the coding sequence ATGTCAGAGAAGGCAATTAGAAGGAAACTAGTGATCATTGGCGACGGTGCTTGCGGTAAGACATCTTTACTGTATGTATTTACATTGGGGCAATTCCCGCAGGAGTACCAGCCGACTGTGTTCGAGAACTATGTTACGGACTGTAGAGTGGACGGTATAAAAGTTATGCTTGCCCTATGGGATACGGCAGGTCAGGAGGAGTACGAGAGACTTCGGCCCTTTTCGTACTCCAAGGCTGATATAATTGTAATTGGGTTCGCTGTTGATGACGAGGACTCGCTCGAAAATGCGAGGGATAAGTGGGCGCAGGAAGTGTTCAGATACTGTCCAGACGCCCCCATTGTCCTTGTCGGGTTGAAGAACGACTTGCGGAACAATGTCGATGCTAAATTAGTATCCCCGCAGATGGCTGAACAGGTAGCAAGAGCCATTGGTGCCAAAAAATACATGGAATGTAGTGCTCTCACGGGCGAAGGTGTCGACGACGTCTTTGAGGTTGCCACAAGGACAAGTCTTTTGGTAAAGAAGGATCCGGGACATACCTGCTGTTCCATAGCATGA
- the NST1 gene encoding Nst1p (similar to Saccharomyces cerevisiae NST1 (YNL091W); ancestral locus Anc_2.199), producing the protein MPSKSKSKSKKGKSKHGSAGKNTSPQIAPPEMPTRQAEVFHEDEDYPTSRIIKRAANGDVIVESLPSDNETTGKKKKNKNGTLDSGMNCGASMASILDLHWESLPPSEKKEILKIGKDEVFDVIRKHQVDHTCNCSVCGRRHMSMDQEMERIYNMLYEIDKIKDPELNPVKFHLGIINELQISKNRSYSDQGTENRSSEYEKTLHNAVAMGDFLSTNTTSDLKEEVMHFKQSKQRQKPVSQQGGVHDDDDYPQNVPEDQFSESHHLSTSPETSPVLCDADLVEQDDDELKEKYMQFTKKFISSHPKIAQEYVDKLMAYPHMRAVTEELINNKGVGFLKAIEKFVTDKTRGDNGRIDESFYQSMGDARAFTTMLHNGKPLTAEEYADLQHNIADRMTNSYDTNRKEFKEVSALEKELFTRFMFGTDRKQFGEIVMQSFRDKFDNEFGGSSISASLAAAAAAATLTNPLTMDQVGKLSKGRETDYEDNYDFSDYDDESDILSEYDEDEDDLEELSEYDEDLAEENSCSNASHRYQTLTDSEKANQGHYGADFGEHAHHDEGSESEIDEADRLEEGRRLIQIAITKLLQSRIMESYHEKQADANRLKLLKELEEEQMKKKEKEEKKQKKKEKEKEKRKQQQLAKEEEKRRKAEEEERLKKEREERELERREAQRRKVEESRRKKDEERKRKLEEQRKREEIQENQRKLKEEQKRKRDEERKQKELEQKRIKEQKRLEQERKAAEEKRIKEQKLEAERQKIREEEERQKKLEEERQKMKHIDLSSGIRMLGKDAPLSALAIGNPTSLSANDGTIWNNSKDAVTPRSSSINLQYNDLSGLYRGNVHTSALAKKTIGDDVFDLVGATKTEPPSALSFQHQLQTPENLNKTVGSLSSGNPTNPLHNIQSSTLFDSNPVLGPHNMVGGNNSYDVRQPQMVPPSVAPRLLPQIHDINSSWNSFGSPLSSNSMLNQIGSIPHHHQQQQQQQQQPMSAFDPFNKDMKRSLLDDDLGTLTNMFSSSSLNEPSFSSGTALNQNPYWGSQNAAVPPQAGPNANRNIGMHISPQTNGSGLSANTSLHMNDPVTTPMVQRNSIWNNSVGSDTAYPSIASLGGQTPSQNGNGGDLGSNRSSVVSSKNIWNVGATPILPNGAMGQPSISTPIDGSVGNISQNDSTTFDAICNAYFSVVPVVQQDDSSAPVFVPLETLYNVISHQNPKAPLDFPNLVNKIVQMHNNHACEVLKDSNGTISSVKLPFQNGTNVSPFDHFTQQLLGETSQQKRPFETSSASILLNTIGSSGH; encoded by the coding sequence ATGCCgtcaaaatcaaagagtAAAAGCAAGAAGGGTAAGTCGAAGCACGGCAGTGCCGGGAAGAATACTAGTCCGCAGATAGCCCCGCCGGAAATGCCAACGCGACAAGCTGAGGTGTTTCATGAGGATGAGGACTATCCAACCTCGCGGATAATCAAGCGAGCAGCAAACGGTGATGTGATAGTGGAATCCTTGCCGTCTGACAACGAGACTACagggaaaaagaagaagaataagaaTGGTACATTAGACAGCGGTATGAACTGTGGGGCTTCGATGGCCTCGATTCTTGATTTACATTGGGAATCGCTTCCACCAAgtgaaaagaaggagattttgaaaattggCAAAGATGAGGTATTCGACGTAATCCGGAAACACCAGGTAGATCATACTTGCAATTGTTCTGTCTGTGGAAGACGCCATATGAGCATGGACCAGGAAATGGAAAGGATATATAACATGCTGTATGAGATCGACAAGATAAAAGATCCGGAGCTGAACCCAGTCAAATTTCACTTGGGCATCATCAACGAGCTTCAGATATCCAAAAACCGGTCGTATTCGGACCAGGGAACCGAGAACAGAAGTTCTGAGTATGAAAAAACTTTGCATAATGCTGTGGCAATGGGCGACTTTTTAAGCACAAACACGACAAGTGATTTAAAGGAGGAGGTAATGCATTTCAAACAGAGTAAACAGAGGCAGAAACCAGTGTCGCAACAGGGTGGCGTacatgatgatgatgattaTCCTCAAAATGTTCCAGAGGATCAGTTCTCAGAATCACATCATCTCAGTACAAGCCCAGAGACTTCGCCCGTTCTATGCGACGCAGACCTTGTCGAGcaagatgatgatgagttgaaggagaagtacATGCAATTTACCAAGAAGTTTATCTCCTCACACCCGAAAATTGCTCAAGAGTATGTGGACAAACTTATGGCATATCCTCACATGCGAGCCGTCACGGAGGAGCtgatcaacaacaaggGTGTCGGGTTCCTGAAGGCTATTGAGAAATTCGTCACTGATAAAACGCGTGGTGATAACGGTCGAATAGACGAGTCATTCTATCAAAGCATGGGGGACGCAAGAGCGTTCACTACAATGCTGCATAATGGCAAGCCACTCACAGCAGAGGAATATGCTGACTTACAGCACAACATTGCCGATAGGATGACGAATTCGTATGATACGAACAGAAAAGAATTTAAAGAGGTTTCCGCACTCGAGAAGGAACTTTTCACTAGATTTATGTTTGGCACCGATCGGAAACAGTTTGGCGAGATTGTCATGCAATCCTTTAGAGATAAATTTGACAATGAGTTTGGCGGCTCTTCAATTAGTGCATCGCTTGCggctgccgctgccgctgcaACTTTGACCAATCCACTTACAATGGATCAGGTCGGTAAACTTAGCAAGGGTAGGGAAACTGATTACGAGGATAATTATGACTTTTCGGATTACGATGATGAAAGCGATATTCTTTCTGAATAcgatgaggatgaagaCGACCTCGAAGAGCTGTCCGAGTACGACGAAGATCTGGCAGAAGAGAACTCATGCAGCAATGCTTCACACCGCTACCAAACCCTGACAGATTCCGAGAAAGCAAATCAAGGACATTATGGAGCTGATTTTGGAGAGCACGCACATCATGATGAAGGTTCTGAAAGTGAGATTGACGAGGCAGACCGTCTCGAAGAAGGTCGCCGGTTGATTCAAATTGCCATCACTAAACTGTTACAGAGTAGGATCATGGAATCGTATCACGAGAAACAAGCCGATGCGAATAGGCTGAAACTCTTGAAAGAGTTGGAGGAAGAGCAgatgaaaaagaaggagaaagaagaaaagaaacagaagaagaaggagaaggagaaggagaagaggaaacagcaacaattggcgaaagaggaggagaagcgCAGGAAGgctgaggaggaggaacgTTTGAAAAAGGAGCGAGAAGAGCGAGAATTGGAAAGAAGAGAGGCACAGAGACGGAAGGTGGAGGAATCcaggaggaagaaagatGAGGAAAGAAAGCgcaaacttgaagaacaacggaagagagaagaaatacaagaaaatcaaaggaaattgaaagaagaacaaaaacgTAAGAGAGATGAGGaacgaaaacaaaaagagCTGGAACAGAAACGTATCAAAGAGCAAAAACGTTTGGAACAAGAACGAAAGGCGGCGGAGGAAAAAAGGATCAAAGAACAGAAGTTAGAAGCGGAACGTCAAAAAATaagagaagaggaggaacgCCAAAAGAagctcgaagaagaacgccaaaaaatgaaacaTATTGACTTAAGCAGTGGAATACGTATGCTTGGGAAGGATGCACCCTTGTCTGCCTTGGCTATTGGAAATCCAACCAGTTTGTCTGCAAACGACGGAACAATTTGGAACAACTCGAAGGATGCAGTTACTCCTCGTTCATCTTCTATTAATTTGCAATACAATGATCTCTCAGGTTTATATCGGGGCAATGTTCACACAAGCGCGCTCGCTAAGAAAACTATTGGAGATGATGTGTTTGACCTAGTAGGCGCTACAAAAACGGAGCCACCTTCAGCACTTAGCTTCCAGCATCAATTACAAACGCCtgaaaacttgaacaaaactGTGGGCTCTCTATCATCCGGCAACCCAACAAATCCCTTGCACAATATTCAGAGCTCAACTTTGTTTGATTCCAACCCCGTGCTAGGTCCCCACAACATGGTGGGGGGTAACAACAGCTATGATGTTAGACAACCGCAGATGGTCCCTCCATCAGTAGCTCCACGTTTATTACCTCAAATTCATGACATTAACTCCTCGTGGAATTCTTTTGGCTCCCCATTATCCTCTAATTCCATGCTCAACCAAATAGGGAGTATACCTCACCAtcatcagcagcagcagcaacaacaacaacaaccgATGTCTGCATTTGATCCCTTCAACAAAGATATGAAGAGAAGCTTGTTGGATGACGATTTAGGTACTTTAACCAATATgttctcctcgtcttctttgaacgagccatcattttcttctggAACAGCACTCAACCAGAACCCATATTGGGGCTCTCAAAATGCTGCAGTACCTCCACAGGCTGGTCCCAATGCGAACAGAAACATTGGAATGCATATCTCTCCGCAAACCAACGGCAGTGGACTATCTGCCAATACATCCTTGCATATGAATGATCCTGTTACAACTCCAATGGTACAAAGAAATTCAATTTGGAACAATTCTGTTGGCTCTGATACTGCGTATCCATCGATCGCGTCACTTGGAGGTCAGACACCCTCCCAAAACGGCAATGGCGGCGACTTAGGTTCCAATCGAAGCAGCGTTGTATCGTCTAAAAATATATGGAACGTCGGGGCTACTCCAATCCTCCCCAATGGTGCAATGGGACAACCTTCCATTTCGACTCCTATTGATGGAAGCGTCGGCAATATTTCACAAAATGATTCCACCACATTTGACGCTATTTGCAATGCATATTTTTCTGTCGTTCCAGTTGTGCAACAGGATGATTCCTCCGCACCTGTGTTTGTGCCCTTAGAGACACTGTACAATGTCATCTCGCATCAGAACCCTAAAGCGCCATTGGATTTCCCAAATCTTGTGAAtaaaattgttcaaatgcACAACAACCATGCGTGTGAAGTACTGAAAGACTCCAATGGTACTATAAGTAGTGTCAAGTTGCCGTTTCAAAATGGTACAAATGTTTCTCCCTTCGATCATTTCACTCAACAATTATTAGGTGAAACGAGCCAGCAGAAGCGGCCCTTTGAAACAAGTTCAGCGTCTATCTTGTTAAATACAATTGGTTCTTCTGGTCATTAA
- the KNAG0M01850 gene encoding S-adenosylmethionine-dependent methyltransferase (similar to Saccharomyces cerevisiae YNL092W; ancestral locus Anc_2.197): protein MNSLFLQAILTFNIEQPAGFAARDIETWPSPSELDKIEVVSILTQINREWSGECDGERVYLRERLKKCLDHVDISVRNKGLLEVLNPGCGTGRLLVDAALEGVAVCGSDISIHMMLVANYMLNGGLQMHEWEIYPFVHAFSHWQNRECQLRAVKVPNLNLCNILSKYGRMEMGYVSFVNGYGPNVGIRYSSEYKFNPDIEVSRAAAKNKFDFVVTNFFLDTGSNMLSYLQTIQHCLKPGGIWLNYGPLLYHFKSEDETEAVFDISIPGGEIINQHGEVPMSGLELSVEDIVRIATQRLGFTILEREDGIVSGYGSPLGNNGLPGYKCHYWAMQLSQ, encoded by the coding sequence ATGAACTCgctttttcttcaagcGATTCTAACCTTCAATATTGAACAGCCAGCTGGTTTTGCTGCAAGGGACATTGAAACTTGGCCAAGTCCATCAGAACTGGATAAGATTGAAGTTGTGTCCATTTTGACACAGATTAATCGCGAGTGGTCCGGTGAATGCGATGGTGAAAGGGTTTATCTGAGAGAAAGACTCAAAAAATGTTTGGATCATGTTGACATTTCTGTTCGAAACAAGGGCTTGCTCGAAGTGCTTAACCCAGGATGTGGGACAGGTCGGTTGTTGGTAGACGCGGCTTTAGAAGGCGTTGCGGTATGCGGGTCTGATATATCGATTCATATGATGCTTGTTGCAAACTATATGCTAAATGGTGGCCTGCAAATGCACGAATGGGAGATATACCCATTTGTTCATGCATTTTCTCATTGGCAAAACCGAGAGTGTCAATTGAGGGCGGTTAAAGTTCCGAATTTGAACCTGTGCAATATTCTATCAAAGTACGGTCGAATGGAGATGGGTTACGTATCGTTTGTGAATGGATATGGACCCAATGTTGGTATTCGCTACTCATCTGAATACAAATTCAACCCTGATATTGAGGTCTCAAGGGCAGCTGCCAAAAATAAATTTGACTTTGTAGTGACCAATTTCTTCCTTGATACTGGTAGCAATATGCTGAGCTACCTACAAACGATACAGCACTGCTTGAAGCCGGGCGGTATATGGTTGAACTACGGTCCCCTGCTGTACCATTTTAAATCAGAAGACGAAACAGAAGCAGTTTTCGATATAAGCATACCCGGTGGCGAAATTATCAACCAGCACGGGGAAGTTCCAATGTCAGGCTTGGAGCTAAGTGTAGAAGACATTGTCCGCATTGCAACTCAGCGGCTCGGATTCACTATTTTAGAAAGAGAGGACGGCATAGTGAGCGGGTACGGTTCTCCATTGGGCAATAACGGTCTACCAGGATACAAGTGTCACTACTGGGCAATGCAATTGAGTCAGTGA
- the APP1 gene encoding phosphatidate phosphatase APP1 (similar to Saccharomyces cerevisiae APP1 (YNL094W); ancestral locus Anc_2.193), whose amino-acid sequence MDRNVRPTPNEADRVNGRDTVDLSDHFHSLPVGKREKFLNFMRTTKNEYIPNITSTISQRTFNGLRSSTGTMRDNSHPSEQVRFPQNMEFEWFPAYTTEKYDHFETLFRLKISTPGNMYSRKNRLLISMSKQYLKKGNSFTNDNSVNSGPLASNDLFGGPPALHNSPSSSISSSSAFDTSSSPPPFEHEYMEGIPNGDNEVETMKERMIGFFKKHVEGVPLVIDLQSGKDSTDIKTFHETSDARGNVEVKLKTEFRPATVTVSLDHSMTNFPNHISKTFDCTFVKPGGVGVISDIDDTIKHTGVTGDRRSMFRNVFINPMESWVVDGIPLWYKTLKDTSDVDFFYVSNSPSQLFQTLQSYLSMYLPEGPLFLKQYNGNFLSSLMTSSANRKLGVITRILSDFPEKKFILVGDSGEQDFEAYISTAMNYPDQIIGVYIRCSKNSMSDLGLGETTTMIDLNNLIKREYVEPVNGDMKPIGPPRVPAKRVELTESQAESIRASKIPSRSSHKSPSPSASSNAPSSSSSPTSTIGSFPLSLSPKESFDSLVNQLHQLPTRTKKLTRIPPPPLLPPRRKAASVGNQVPGDEMPGDQLSVNRKAGDQIATDQGARPPPDDGYFMPSSQNDYDTYNGNFDKRADAWSKRVSSGISQLSEIRKYDMSLMFFDDPSLALEDSFKRIQSVTNK is encoded by the coding sequence ATGGACAGGAACGTGCGTCCAACCCCGAACGAGGCGGACCGTGTAAACGGTAGAGACACAGTAGACTTGTCCGATCACTTCCACTCGCTGCCCGTGgggaaaagagagaaattTCTCAACTTTATGAGAACAACCAAAAATGAATACATTCCGAACATCACGTCTACAATTTCCCAGAGGACTTTTAATGGACTACggagttcaacaggtaCAATGAGAGACAATTCTCACCCGAGTGAGCAGGTCCGTTTCCCACAGAATATGGAATTTGAATGGTTTCCAGCATATACCACAGAGAAGTACgaccattttgaaactttaTTCCGCTTGAAGATTTCAACACCGGGGAACATGTACAGTAGAAAGAATCGACTCCTCATATCAATGAGTAAACAGTACCTGAAAAAGGGGAACAGTTTTACCAACGACAACAGTGTTAATTCTGGCCCCCTCGCATCTAACGACCTGTTTGGAGGTCCACCTGCGTTGCATAATTCACCCTCTTCGAGTATATCTTCCAGCTCTGCTTTTGACACCTCTTCGAGTCCACCACCGTTTGAACATGAGTACATGGAGGGCATCCCCAATGGTGACAATGAAGTAGAAACAATGAAGGAGAGGATGATaggtttcttcaaaaaacacGTTGAGGGGGTCCCCCTGGTTATCGaccttcaaagtggaaagGACTCCACGGACATTAAAACGTTCCATGAAACGTCAGATGCTCGCGGGAACGTCGAAGTCAAATTGAAGACAGAGTTCCGGCCCGCGACTGTCACCGTTTCGCTAGATCATTCCATGACGAATTTCCCAAATCACATAAGTAAGACTTTTGATTGTACCTTTGTGAAACCAGGTGGGGTGGGCGTTATCAGCGATATCGACGATACGATCAAGCATACGGGTGTGACAGGAGATCGAAGATCCATGTTTCGAAACGTGTTTATTAATCCCATGGAGTCATGGGTGGTGGATGGTATTCCACTATGGTACAAGACGTTGAAAGACACCTCGGATGTTGACTTTTTTTACGTTTCTAACTCACCCTCGCAGCTCTTCCAGACTTTGCAATCCTACCTCAGCATGTACCTCCCGGAGGGCCCGctttttttgaagcaatACAACGGTAATTTCTTATCCAGTTTGATGACGTCAAGTGCCAATAGAAAGCTGGGAGTCATCACAAGAATACTGAGTGATTTCCCTGAGAAAAAATTTATACTCGTTGGTGATTCCGGTGAACAGGATTTCGAGGCGTACATTTCCACAGCGATGAACTACCCTGATCAAATTATCGGTGTGTACATACGATGTTCCAAAAATTCAATGAGTGACCTGGGGCTTGGTGAAACGACCACTATGATTGACTTAAACAATTTAATCAAAAGGGAATATGTGGAACCTGTCAACGGTGATATGAAGCCAATTGGGCCTCCTCGTGTACCTGCAAAGAGAGTGGAATTGACAGAGAGCCAGGCCGAATCTATAAGGGCATCTAAAATACCGTCTAGATCCAGCCACAAATCTCCCTCTCCGtcagcttcttcaaacgCTCcatcttcgtcgtcgtcaccaACCTCCACAATTGGATCCTTCCCCCTGTCGTTATCGCCTAAGGAATCATTTGATTCCCTCGTGAACCAGCTTCATCAGCTACCTACGAGAACCAAGAAGCTGACGAGAATACCACCACCCCCGCTTCTTCCACCCCGCAGGAAAGCGGCATCCGTTGGTAATCAAGTGCCTGGGGATGAAATGCCTGGGGATCAGTTATCTGTGAATCGAAAAGCTGGGGATCAAATAGCAACGGATCAAGGCGCGCGGCCACCACCAGATGACGGTTACTTCATGCCCTCATCACAAAATGACTACGATACTTATAACGGCAATTTTGATAAAAGGGCAGACGCATGGAGTAAAAGGGTGAGTAGTGGGATCAGTCAGCTTTCAGAGATCCGAAAGTACGACATGTCATTAATGTTTTTTGATGACCCATCTTTAGCTTTAGAAGATAGTTTCAAACGGATACAGTCCGTTACGAACAAGTAA
- the DAD2 gene encoding Dad2p (similar to Saccharomyces cerevisiae DAD2 (YKR083C); ancestral locus Anc_5.676): protein MVTVEEQMSAKREELETLKKITELTNTMKSQLDELSDQVGEIEASGESIANVVKLWDSVTQSISAAGLGLLRYGEKDYKVGQWSEDAEKKKEADTMPFPEGLVRVNKADLEK from the coding sequence ATGGTGACTGTGGAAGAGCAGATGTCTGCGAAACGGGAGGAGCTCGAAACGTTGAAAAAGATCACAGAGTTGACGAACACGATGAAATCGCAATTGGATGAACTGAGCGACCAAGTGGGTGAGATTGAGGCCAGTGGAGAGTCGATTGCGAACGTTGTGAAGTTATGGGACTCTGTAACGCAGTCGATTTCAGCAGCAGGGCTTGGGCTGCTCCGCTACGGTGAGAAGGATTATAAAGTGGGCCAATGGTCCGAAGACgcagaaaagaagaaagaggcCGATACAATGCCCTTCCCAGAGGGACTGGTGAGGGTGAATAAGGCAGACCTGGAGAAGTAA
- the RPS7B gene encoding 40S ribosomal protein eS7 (similar to Saccharomyces cerevisiae RPS7B (YNL096C) and RPS7A (YOR096W); ancestral locus Anc_2.188), translating into MSSKILSQSPTELELQFSKAFVDLENSSADLKAELRPLQFKSVREIEVSGGKKALVVFVPVPSLAGYHKVQAKLTRELEKKFPDRHVIFLAERRILPKPARGSRQNQKRPRSRTLTAVHDKVLEDMVFPTEIVGKRVRYLVGGNKIQKVLLDSKDIQQIDYKLESFQAVYNKLTGKQIVFEIPSETH; encoded by the exons ATGTCCTCTAAAATTCTATCTCAATCCCCAACTGAACTGGAGCTACAGTTTTCAAAGGCCTTCGTCGACTTGGAGAACTCTTCTGCCGACCTAAAGGCTGAACTAAGACCACTACAATTCAAATCCGTCAGAGAA ATTGAAGTCTCTGGTGGTAAGAAAGCTTTGGTTGTCTTCGTTCCAGTTCCATCTCTAGCTGGTTACCACAAGGTCCAGGCTAAGTTGACCCGTGAGttggaaaagaaattcCCAGACCGTCATGTCATCTTCTTGGCCGAGAGAAGAATTTTGCCAAAGCCAGCCAGAGGTTCCAGACAGAACCAGAAGAGACCAAGATCCAGAACTTTGACTGCTGTCCACGACAAAGTCTTGGAGGACATGGTCTTCCCAACCGAAATTGTCGGCAAGAGAGTCAGATACTTGGTTGGTGGTAACAAGATCCAAAAGGTCCTATTGGACTCCAAAGATATCCAACAAATCGATTACAAATTGGAATCCTTCCAAGCCGTCTACAACAAGTTGACTGGTAAGCAGATTGTTTTCGAAATCCCATCCGAAACTCATTAA
- the RPL9B gene encoding 60S ribosomal protein uL6 (similar to Saccharomyces cerevisiae RPL9B (YNL067W); ancestral locus Anc_2.236), which translates to MKYIQTEQSVNIPENVTVAIKSRVVKVTGPRGTLTKNLKHIDVTFNKVTDRLIKVTVHNGDRKHVAALRTVKSLVDNMIIGVTKGFKYKMRYVYAHFPINVNVIEKDGASFIEIRNFLGDKKVRAVPVREGVSIEFSTAQKDEIVLSGNSVENVSQNAADLQQICRVRNKDIRKFLDGIYVSSKGVIDEEA; encoded by the coding sequence ATGAAGTACATTCAAACCGAACAGTCTGTTAACATCCCAGAGAACGTCACTGTCGCTATTAAGTCGAGAGTTGTGAAGGTCACCGGTCCAAGAGGTACTTTGaccaagaacttgaagcaCATTGATGTTACGTTCAACAAGGTCACCGACAGATTGATCAAGGTCACTGTCCACAACGGTGACAGAAAGCACGTTGCCGCTTTGAGAACCGTCAAGTCTCTCGTCGACAACATGATCATTGGTGTCACCAAGGGTTTCAAGTACAAGATGAGATACGTGTACGCCCATTTCCCCATCAATGTCAACGTCATTGAGAAGGACGGTGCCTCCTTCATTGAGATCAGAAACTTCTTGGGTGACAAGAAGGTCAGAGCCGTCCCAGTCAGAGAGGGTGTCTCCATCGAGTTCTCCACCGCGCAGAAGGACGAAATCGTTCTTTCTGGTAACTCCGTCGAGAACGTCTCCCAAAACGCCGCTGACTTGCAACAGATCTGTCGTGTCAGAAACAAGGATATCAGAAAGTTCTTGGACGGTATCTACGTCTCCTCCAAGGGTGTCATTGACGAAGAAGCTTAA
- the RRT14 gene encoding Rrt14p (similar to Saccharomyces cerevisiae YIL127C; ancestral locus Anc_2.234): MSKVKSTSQLQAENAVAGLLSRVLPGCGKSNSGKKKQSEGSKKGSKAQLIDRHLKERISLQKRDALKIKRKEKKIQYNKVKHQKLEDKKLEQAAKLKVLEKHRADGTLTSREKLYLDKLLKKNIQAAKSWSLDDADREELSELQNFILSNSAESKNAIRSRKRRSRVKQFKENIRESTNNVADYKYPGLTPGLAPVGLSDEEESSDEEQRVDAY; encoded by the coding sequence ATGTCAAAGGTGAAGTCGACGTCTCAGTTGCAGGCAGAAAATGCGGTGGCCGGGCTGCTTTCGAGGGTTTTGCCCGGCTGCGGGAAGAGCAATTcggggaagaagaagcaaagTGAGGGCAGCAAGAAGGGCTCTAAGGCACAGTTGATAGATCGGCATTTAAAGGAACGGATATCGTTACAGAAAAGAGACGCTTTGAAGATAAAGaggaaggagaagaaaatacagTACAACAAGGTCAAACACcagaaacttgaagataaaaaactggaacagGCTGCCAAGTTGAAAGTTTTGGAGAAACATAGAGCGGATGGGACGCTGACATCGAGAGAGAAGCTGTACCTAGAcaagttgctgaagaaaaatatacagGCAGCCAAATCGTGGTCGCTGGACGATGCTGACAGGGAGGAACTGTCGGAACTGCAAAATTTTATACTGAGTAATTCTGCAGAAAGCAAAAACGCCATACGGTCTAGGAAAAGGAGAAGCAGGGTCAAGCAGTTCAAGGAAAATATTAGAGAGTCTACGAATAATGTTGCTGATTACAAGTATCCTGGTCTTACTCCTGGTCTAGCGCCCGTTGGGTTGAGCGACGAAGAGGAATCGAGCGACGAAGAACAGCGTGTGGATGCATACTAA